The following coding sequences are from one Paenibacillus sp. JDR-2 window:
- the pruA gene encoding L-glutamate gamma-semialdehyde dehydrogenase produces MRATFKNEPFTNFQSEANNKAYDAALETVRSKLGREYPLVIGGRRITTTRTLPSTNPASKNQVIGVVSQADASLAEEAIQTAARTFDSWKYTEPSERARYLYKAAALLRRRKHEFSAWMTVEAGKTRAEADADTAEAIDFMEFYARELQRISKPQPLTPLDDEENQLYYIPLGVGIVIPPWNFPLAIMAGMTTAALVCGNTVVLKPASPTSVIAAQFFELLEEAGVPAGVVNYLPGPGSEVGDYLVDHPLTRFVSFTGSREVGLRINERAAKTQPGQKWIKRVIAEMGGKDAIIVDAEADLDLAADSIVAAAFGFSGQKCSACSRAIVHEAVYDEVLAKVLDRTNRLTVGDPADATTNVGAVIDDKAFRKIQEYIEIGKGEGRLVAGGASDDSVGYFIEPTIFADVDANARISLEEIFGPVLAFTRAKSFENALEIANNTEFGLTGAVISRNRAHLEQARREFMAGNLYLNRKCTGALVGAHPFGGFNMSGTDSKAGGRDYLLLFTQAKIVSERY; encoded by the coding sequence ATGAGGGCAACGTTTAAGAATGAGCCTTTTACGAACTTTCAGTCGGAAGCAAATAACAAGGCGTACGATGCGGCGCTTGAAACGGTGAGATCCAAGCTGGGCAGGGAGTATCCGCTTGTGATCGGAGGCCGCCGGATTACGACAACGCGGACATTGCCGTCCACGAATCCAGCCTCCAAAAATCAGGTGATCGGCGTGGTCTCCCAAGCGGATGCCAGTCTTGCGGAAGAGGCCATTCAGACAGCGGCTCGCACCTTCGACAGCTGGAAGTATACCGAGCCAAGCGAGCGGGCCAGGTATTTATATAAAGCAGCGGCGCTGCTGCGGCGGCGCAAGCATGAGTTCTCCGCATGGATGACGGTTGAAGCGGGCAAAACGCGCGCCGAGGCCGATGCGGATACGGCGGAAGCGATTGATTTTATGGAATTCTACGCGCGTGAGCTGCAGCGTATAAGCAAGCCGCAGCCTCTAACTCCTCTTGACGATGAGGAGAATCAACTTTATTATATTCCGCTTGGCGTCGGTATTGTCATTCCGCCCTGGAATTTCCCTCTCGCGATTATGGCGGGCATGACTACAGCCGCTCTCGTATGCGGCAATACGGTTGTCTTGAAGCCGGCCAGCCCAACGTCGGTTATTGCGGCGCAGTTTTTCGAGCTGCTTGAAGAAGCCGGCGTCCCTGCCGGCGTCGTTAATTATTTGCCGGGACCCGGCAGCGAGGTTGGCGATTATTTGGTAGATCATCCGCTGACGCGGTTCGTCAGCTTTACCGGTTCCCGCGAGGTTGGGCTAAGGATCAACGAACGGGCGGCAAAGACGCAGCCGGGGCAAAAATGGATCAAGCGCGTGATTGCCGAAATGGGCGGAAAAGACGCGATTATCGTGGATGCGGAAGCGGATCTTGACCTGGCCGCGGATTCGATTGTGGCTGCGGCCTTTGGCTTTTCCGGGCAAAAATGCTCCGCCTGCTCCAGAGCGATCGTCCACGAAGCGGTGTACGACGAGGTGCTTGCGAAGGTTCTGGACCGGACCAACCGGCTTACGGTAGGCGATCCTGCGGACGCCACTACGAATGTAGGGGCCGTTATCGATGACAAGGCCTTCCGCAAAATCCAGGAGTATATCGAGATCGGCAAGGGAGAAGGTAGGCTGGTTGCCGGGGGAGCGTCCGATGATTCGGTTGGTTATTTTATCGAGCCTACGATATTTGCCGATGTAGACGCCAATGCCCGCATCTCGCTGGAGGAGATTTTTGGTCCGGTGCTTGCTTTTACGAGGGCAAAATCATTCGAGAACGCTCTTGAGATCGCGAACAATACGGAGTTCGGCTTGACGGGAGCCGTGATTTCGAGAAACCGGGCGCATTTGGAGCAAGCCCGGCGCGAATTTATGGCAGGCAATTTGTATTTAAACCGCAAATGCACGGGTGCGCTTGTTGGCGCCCATCCGTTTGGCGGGTTCAATATGTCGGGTACGGATTCGAAGGCAGGCGGCCGCGATTACCTGCTTCTGTTCACGCAGGCGAAGATCGTATCGGAGAGGTATTAA
- a CDS encoding proline dehydrogenase family protein, producing the protein MGAGLYRRTLLGITGNKLVEHLSIRYGRKLASKFIAGDNLEEAMDRTEELNNQGIMVTLDHLGEGIKDLKEAEGYRDEYLKIVREIARRKVNANVSLKPTQFGLALDKEQCHSNVRAVVSEAKYSRIFVRLDMEDTPYTQATIDLVRKLHAGWMTNVGTVIQAYLHRSEDDVKALSKEKVNLRLVKGAYKEPPEVAYQNTGQVLENFKKLIEHRLTNGVYTAVASHDDKVINFTKAFAAANNISKDAFEFQMLYGLRMGKQAELAGEGYRVRCYVPYGTMWYPYYTRRLAEKPANLALVLRNMFK; encoded by the coding sequence ATGGGTGCAGGCCTTTACCGCCGAACACTGCTGGGCATCACCGGCAACAAGCTTGTGGAGCATCTATCCATCCGCTACGGCCGCAAGCTCGCTTCCAAATTCATCGCCGGCGACAATCTGGAAGAAGCGATGGATCGAACGGAGGAGCTCAACAATCAGGGCATTATGGTGACGCTGGACCATCTTGGAGAAGGGATCAAGGACTTGAAGGAGGCCGAGGGCTACAGGGATGAGTATTTGAAAATCGTCCGTGAGATCGCGAGGCGCAAAGTGAACGCCAACGTCTCGCTCAAGCCGACCCAGTTCGGCCTTGCGCTGGATAAGGAACAATGCCACTCCAATGTCCGGGCGGTTGTGTCGGAGGCGAAGTACAGCCGGATTTTTGTCCGGCTCGACATGGAGGATACGCCTTATACGCAAGCCACCATCGATCTGGTGCGGAAGCTGCATGCCGGCTGGATGACCAATGTCGGCACCGTCATTCAAGCGTATCTACACCGGTCCGAAGATGATGTGAAAGCGCTGAGCAAGGAAAAGGTTAATCTGCGGCTGGTGAAGGGTGCTTACAAAGAGCCCCCTGAGGTGGCGTATCAGAATACGGGGCAAGTGCTCGAGAACTTCAAAAAGCTCATTGAGCACCGGCTGACGAACGGAGTTTATACGGCTGTTGCCTCGCATGACGATAAGGTCATCAATTTCACCAAGGCTTTCGCCGCGGCAAATAATATTTCGAAGGATGCCTTCGAGTTCCAGATGCTCTACGGCCTTCGCATGGGCAAACAAGCCGAGCTTGCCGGGGAAGGCTACCGCGTCCGCTGCTACGTGCCTTACGGCACGATGTGGTATCCGTACTACACCCGCCGTTTGGCCGAAAAGCCGGCGAATTTGGCTTTAGTGTTGAGGAATATGTTTAAGTAA
- a CDS encoding M24 family metallopeptidase: MESIWQQRKGQLAAYLQENGIDIAFITSPTNVYYFTGFSCNPHERFLALALDARTGEETLYMPLLDLSAAEPFGGNGKLVPISDTQDAYEVLKQHTASGVAAAGIEKEAVSIAKAERIQDALGGARFVDLEGFILSLRTKKSEEEIIKVQNAVLMVEKVVAHAASHVKIGMTELELTAEIEYQMRKLGADRPAFESIVLTGARSALPHGTPGYDTIKHGDFVLIDIGVQAGGYCSDITRTFVMGEASKEQRAIYDTVLAANVAGIAAAKAGVTLASVDKAARDVIEQKGFGPLFTHRLGHGFGMDVHEQPSVSGQNQSVIEPGLLFTIEPGIYDSVVGGVRIEDDVYIQADGSVRVLTSYPKELILLGN; this comes from the coding sequence ATGGAATCCATTTGGCAACAGAGAAAAGGGCAGCTGGCTGCCTATTTGCAAGAGAACGGCATTGATATCGCCTTTATTACGTCTCCGACGAATGTATATTATTTTACGGGCTTTTCCTGCAATCCGCATGAGCGGTTCCTGGCGTTAGCGCTGGATGCGCGGACGGGGGAGGAGACGCTGTATATGCCGCTTCTCGACCTGTCGGCGGCGGAGCCTTTTGGCGGGAACGGCAAGCTTGTGCCTATCTCGGATACCCAGGATGCTTACGAAGTGCTGAAGCAGCATACGGCATCGGGTGTCGCGGCGGCGGGAATTGAGAAGGAAGCGGTGTCGATCGCCAAGGCTGAGCGGATTCAGGATGCTTTGGGCGGCGCGCGATTTGTTGACCTCGAGGGCTTTATTCTGTCCCTGCGCACGAAAAAAAGCGAAGAAGAAATCATCAAGGTGCAGAATGCCGTCCTTATGGTGGAAAAGGTTGTTGCGCACGCCGCTTCCCACGTCAAAATCGGCATGACGGAGCTTGAGCTGACGGCGGAAATTGAGTATCAGATGCGCAAGCTTGGCGCAGACCGCCCGGCGTTTGAGTCGATCGTGCTGACCGGCGCACGTTCCGCGCTGCCGCATGGCACGCCGGGTTACGACACCATCAAGCATGGCGACTTTGTGTTGATTGATATCGGCGTACAGGCTGGCGGCTACTGCTCCGACATCACGAGAACCTTTGTAATGGGCGAGGCATCGAAAGAGCAACGCGCCATCTACGATACGGTGCTTGCCGCTAACGTGGCGGGAATCGCGGCGGCAAAAGCCGGCGTAACGCTGGCTTCCGTGGATAAAGCAGCCCGCGACGTAATTGAGCAGAAGGGCTTTGGCCCGCTGTTCACGCATCGTCTCGGCCATGGCTTTGGCATGGATGTGCATGAGCAGCCTTCCGTTTCGGGGCAGAATCAATCGGTGATCGAACCGGGCCTGCTGTTTACGATTGAACCGGGCATTTATGATTCGGTGGTCGGCGGCGTCCGGATTGAGGACGACGTGTACATTCAAGCGGACGGTTCCGTCCGGGTATTAACCAGCTATCCGAAAGAGCTGATTTTGCTGGGTAACTAG
- a CDS encoding aminopeptidase: MLTFEQKLNNYADIIVKIGANIQHGQSVMVNATIDAPELVRLVVKKAYEAGAYQVKVFWHDDAVSRIHYDLASLESFLEEPKWSAGEKLEMAEKGAASITIGSADPDLLSGVPQEKIRNADRTARKANEKYRQMSQAFKFTWSLATAPSAAWAAKVFPDLPQEEQVAKLWDTIFQMVRADQPDPIAAWEAHIKQLKSKAKYLNDKAYKYLHYVAPGTDLTLEMPKDQIWLGGSKQNEQGTWFVPNLPTEEVYSAPLRTGVNGTISSTKPLSYNGNIVDNFSFTFENGRVVDFKAEQGEEAIKGLLDTDDAAKFLGEVALVPHKSPISDSNILFYKTIFDENASCHLALGSAYSSCIKGGAGLSREELLERGLNQSMAHTDFMVGSAELNLYGITEDGTREPILVNGNWAF, encoded by the coding sequence GTGCTGACTTTTGAGCAAAAATTAAACAACTATGCGGACATCATCGTGAAAATCGGAGCGAACATACAACATGGGCAATCGGTTATGGTTAATGCGACAATTGACGCGCCAGAGCTCGTTCGACTCGTCGTGAAAAAAGCGTATGAAGCCGGTGCCTACCAAGTGAAGGTATTCTGGCATGACGACGCCGTATCCCGCATTCATTATGATCTTGCTTCGCTTGAATCCTTCTTGGAGGAGCCAAAATGGTCCGCCGGCGAAAAGCTTGAGATGGCGGAAAAAGGCGCTGCCTCCATTACGATCGGATCCGCCGATCCCGATCTGCTTAGCGGCGTGCCGCAGGAAAAAATCCGCAACGCGGACCGTACGGCGCGCAAAGCTAACGAGAAATACCGTCAAATGTCCCAGGCTTTCAAATTTACCTGGTCGCTGGCAACAGCCCCTTCCGCTGCATGGGCAGCCAAGGTCTTCCCGGATCTTCCGCAGGAAGAACAGGTCGCAAAGCTGTGGGATACCATCTTCCAAATGGTACGTGCCGACCAGCCGGATCCAATCGCCGCTTGGGAAGCGCATATTAAACAGCTGAAATCCAAAGCGAAATATTTGAACGATAAAGCCTATAAATATTTACATTATGTTGCCCCCGGCACCGATCTGACACTCGAAATGCCGAAGGATCAAATTTGGCTTGGCGGCAGCAAGCAAAATGAACAAGGCACCTGGTTTGTTCCAAACCTGCCGACCGAAGAAGTCTATTCGGCGCCGCTTCGTACCGGCGTAAACGGTACAATCTCCAGCACAAAGCCGCTTAGCTATAACGGCAATATCGTCGACAACTTCTCCTTCACTTTCGAGAACGGCCGCGTGGTCGATTTCAAGGCGGAGCAAGGCGAAGAAGCCATTAAAGGCCTGCTCGATACCGATGATGCAGCAAAATTCCTCGGTGAAGTTGCTCTAGTACCGCATAAATCACCAATTTCTGATTCGAACATTTTGTTCTACAAAACGATCTTCGACGAAAATGCTTCCTGCCATCTGGCACTGGGCAGCGCGTATTCGTCCTGTATTAAAGGCGGCGCCGGCCTGTCGCGCGAGGAGCTGCTCGAAAGAGGGCTGAACCAAAGCATGGCGCATACCGACTTCATGGTAGGCTCCGCCGAGCTAAACCTCTACGGCATTACCGAAGACGGCACCCGCGAGCCCATCCTGGTTAACGGCAACTGGGCGTTCTAA
- a CDS encoding DinB family protein: MSHEIMRQFEYHVWANNRLFEHLKQLPEEAYAAEVQSVFPSVAAVLEHLYVRDELWLAVLQGEEADLIGLVNRKAEEVKGMTAASLEERCNVIADRFRTYMAGVEDLDKLTTITHPRFGSMTAPLSGIIQHVVNHGTYHRGNVAAILRQQGHPGVATDYIIFLYGQFN; this comes from the coding sequence ATGAGTCATGAAATCATGCGCCAATTCGAATATCATGTATGGGCTAACAATCGGTTGTTCGAGCATTTGAAGCAGCTTCCCGAAGAAGCGTATGCGGCTGAAGTCCAAAGCGTGTTCCCGTCCGTAGCCGCGGTGCTGGAGCATCTGTATGTCCGCGATGAGCTGTGGCTTGCCGTCCTGCAGGGGGAAGAGGCGGATCTGATTGGTTTGGTTAACCGCAAGGCGGAGGAAGTAAAGGGGATGACGGCTGCATCGCTGGAGGAACGTTGCAATGTGATTGCAGACCGGTTCCGTACTTATATGGCCGGAGTGGAAGATCTGGACAAGCTGACGACGATTACGCATCCGAGATTCGGGTCCATGACGGCACCTTTATCCGGCATTATTCAGCATGTTGTTAACCACGGAACGTATCACCGGGGGAACGTGGCGGCTATACTAAGACAACAGGGGCATCCGGGCGTTGCAACGGATTATATAATTTTCCTGTACGGCCAATTTAATTAA
- a CDS encoding PspA/IM30 family protein — MSIFKRLRDLTLSNVYALIEKAEDPIKLTDQYIRDMQEDLEDAEKAVAAQIAIEKKFKQLYEEQAQLVEKRGEQAHIAAQAQNIDLARRALEEKKAAEAKAAEYKTSFDNNKAMADNLRAKLDEMRKALTEMKNKRETLVARYQAAKAQEQINKSLAGFSSDSASAGLKRMEEKMLQAEARAEASNELAQSKGKSLDDEFAALGKDKAVEDELAALMQQYEKKE, encoded by the coding sequence ATGTCTATTTTCAAACGACTTCGTGACCTTACCTTATCGAATGTATACGCTCTGATTGAGAAAGCGGAAGATCCAATCAAGCTGACTGACCAATATATCCGTGACATGCAAGAAGATCTTGAGGATGCCGAGAAAGCCGTAGCTGCCCAAATCGCCATCGAGAAAAAATTCAAGCAGCTATATGAAGAGCAAGCTCAGCTGGTAGAAAAACGCGGTGAGCAAGCGCATATCGCGGCTCAGGCTCAGAACATCGACCTTGCCCGCCGTGCACTGGAAGAGAAAAAAGCGGCCGAAGCGAAAGCGGCCGAGTACAAAACAAGCTTTGACAATAACAAAGCTATGGCAGATAACCTTCGCGCGAAGCTCGACGAAATGCGTAAAGCATTGACCGAGATGAAAAACAAGCGCGAAACGCTGGTTGCCCGCTACCAAGCGGCTAAAGCGCAAGAACAAATCAACAAATCGCTTGCAGGCTTCAGCTCCGATTCCGCTTCCGCAGGCCTGAAGCGCATGGAAGAGAAAATGCTTCAAGCCGAAGCACGCGCCGAGGCATCAAACGAACTTGCGCAGTCCAAAGGCAAATCGCTTGACGACGAGTTTGCGGCTCTTGGCAAGGATAAAGCGGTTGAAGACGAACTTGCCGCTCTGATGCAACAGTACGAAAAGAAGGAATAG
- a CDS encoding DUF350 domain-containing protein has protein sequence MTWTDLLQIPVWTGAGALLLFILMYLDSLSTKYHDFKEMKDGNIAVAVRFVMKLGAQAYILASSIGQATYMWEALVISLVSFITLLIVEAIFRIVFGAIAGIQLDKGIHEGKVGYALIAGSLHIAGALIIASV, from the coding sequence ATGACTTGGACGGATTTGCTGCAAATTCCGGTGTGGACAGGCGCTGGGGCGCTGCTGCTTTTTATCCTCATGTATCTAGACTCATTGTCCACGAAATACCATGATTTTAAGGAAATGAAAGATGGTAATATTGCTGTAGCGGTCCGCTTTGTAATGAAGCTGGGCGCACAGGCATACATCCTTGCTTCGTCGATCGGACAGGCAACTTACATGTGGGAAGCTCTTGTGATCTCGCTTGTATCGTTTATTACCCTGCTGATTGTTGAAGCGATTTTCCGGATTGTTTTTGGTGCCATTGCCGGCATTCAGCTGGACAAAGGCATTCACGAGGGCAAGGTCGGCTACGCGTTAATCGCCGGATCCCTTCACATTGCGGGTGCGCTGATTATTGCTTCGGTCTAA
- a CDS encoding DUF4178 domain-containing protein gives MSIFKRIKKIMAKPEPVKAEKSILSLAPGDVCEVSLVTYQVTGSSRNRSRNAVVLTLQDGSDIRYLSIEERERTVFALYEQIDGRLDTFDEVPTTLELDDRAYHMEENFSGMIAANGKTPFMQGGEQYVWQYQSDDMKLLRVEWLDGRFMLYVGESVLPADVRVIRGA, from the coding sequence ATGAGCATTTTTAAACGAATTAAAAAAATTATGGCAAAGCCTGAGCCGGTGAAAGCGGAGAAAAGCATCTTGTCTCTTGCTCCCGGCGATGTGTGCGAAGTTTCCCTGGTCACGTATCAAGTAACCGGCAGCAGCCGGAACCGCAGCCGCAACGCGGTTGTGCTGACGCTGCAGGACGGAAGCGACATCCGCTATCTGTCGATTGAGGAACGCGAAAGAACAGTATTCGCTCTGTATGAGCAAATTGACGGAAGACTGGATACCTTTGACGAAGTACCAACTACCCTTGAACTGGATGACCGGGCTTATCACATGGAAGAGAACTTCTCGGGCATGATCGCCGCCAACGGCAAAACGCCGTTTATGCAAGGCGGCGAGCAATACGTATGGCAGTATCAGTCCGACGATATGAAGCTGCTCCGCGTGGAATGGCTCGACGGACGCTTCATGCTGTATGTTGGCGAATCGGTGCTTCCCGCGGATGTCCGCGTGATCCGGGGCGCATAA
- a CDS encoding DUF4247 domain-containing protein, whose amino-acid sequence MKKWWLHSIKIILLLSLIVPMLAACAISDTVKEQYPLESVNGSGSQTSYVYRAADQTVPEVAKQLVDKKKPEQQSAESTERMFLVYSDEVIQIQQAPDDPSDSLIEIDSKEYVRNNYSSSFLEGYLLASVLSNLFDNGKYGHGNYRGYSQKDVYKPQTTYHKPSDQDLKKAPPMTVNRTGSILKRSKNADSTAVGSGSSSSTGKTGKVVTGGSSSSSSKKSSVFTKPKKSAPKIRMGSGRVSRRR is encoded by the coding sequence ATGAAGAAGTGGTGGCTTCATAGCATCAAAATTATTCTATTACTCAGCCTCATCGTTCCCATGCTTGCTGCCTGCGCCATCTCCGATACCGTAAAGGAGCAGTATCCGCTTGAATCGGTGAACGGTTCGGGCAGCCAGACGTCTTACGTCTACCGGGCTGCGGACCAGACCGTTCCGGAGGTCGCCAAGCAGCTCGTCGATAAGAAGAAGCCTGAGCAGCAGTCTGCGGAAAGTACCGAAAGGATGTTCCTCGTCTACAGCGATGAGGTCATCCAAATCCAGCAGGCTCCCGATGATCCGTCGGACTCCCTGATCGAAATCGACTCCAAGGAGTACGTGCGCAATAATTACAGCAGCAGCTTCCTGGAGGGTTACCTGCTCGCCAGCGTGCTGAGCAATCTGTTCGATAACGGCAAGTACGGTCATGGCAACTACCGCGGTTACTCCCAGAAGGATGTCTATAAACCGCAGACCACTTACCACAAGCCATCCGATCAGGATCTGAAAAAAGCACCGCCAATGACGGTGAACCGTACCGGATCCATCTTAAAACGTTCTAAGAATGCCGACTCCACTGCAGTTGGATCAGGCAGCAGCAGTTCGACCGGCAAGACCGGCAAGGTCGTCACCGGCGGCTCGTCATCAAGCTCATCGAAGAAGAGCTCGGTCTTCACCAAGCCGAAGAAATCGGCGCCGAAGATCCGCATGGGCTCCGGCCGCGTTTCGCGGCGGCGGTGA
- a CDS encoding extracellular solute-binding protein: protein MRKTRLKGSLGLAAAIPLLALSMTACSDNGGNNEPDASASAGNATNSGQKEADTPKPVTLTFLSAWNGGGAGFPQDQENNPVAKAIRDKTGVTLKMESITTSEVEKLNTMFASGTVPDIVNAPYWSTTGGEGQVIKKAALEGQLLDLTPYLDKYPNVKRLITTGIAKDFAEFDMNSPDLEGKQYIIPTETPDGSIESIHNWNYGLYARGDILKALNVNAADIDTQEKLTDLLEKIKNGNFKDISGKPVIPAGTLHNGWDSSQFTKGWTGYNISDFREEDGKLTFWALSKDEEDKMMYLRKLIQGGLFDPEAFSNTDTTAMEKLTTGKLAVFGAQPMLGDLSKTLYKTNPEMQYELLGPMKNKNGEIATQVEKPGRSGFPAIFLSAKIKDPDAALRYLDFVNSDEGRLLAYWGIEGKDYTMVDGRPQWIPDVKKQFDENPDLKRDEGLNFLPGRFTGAFSDTVTWPKTDDQKTQWDKLEESFSVKMPIKIIDKVSASYLERDWPKYQQYRDKVGSFDFNAELQKAYFAKSDDEALKILHKAQDKFKDAGALEMTEYVAQKAAERNDIGY, encoded by the coding sequence ATGCGTAAAACCAGATTAAAAGGTTCTCTTGGCTTGGCAGCTGCGATCCCGCTGCTTGCATTGTCGATGACGGCGTGCAGCGATAACGGGGGGAACAACGAACCAGATGCGTCTGCGTCTGCAGGCAATGCAACGAATTCGGGGCAAAAAGAAGCAGATACGCCTAAGCCGGTCACGTTAACGTTCCTGAGCGCATGGAATGGCGGCGGAGCAGGTTTCCCGCAAGATCAAGAGAACAATCCGGTAGCAAAAGCGATTAGAGACAAGACTGGCGTCACGCTCAAGATGGAATCGATCACGACAAGCGAAGTCGAGAAGCTGAATACCATGTTCGCTTCCGGCACGGTTCCGGATATCGTAAACGCTCCGTACTGGTCGACAACCGGCGGTGAAGGACAAGTTATTAAAAAAGCCGCTCTGGAAGGTCAGCTTCTTGACTTAACGCCTTATCTCGATAAATACCCGAACGTTAAGAGATTGATCACGACTGGCATAGCGAAAGACTTTGCCGAGTTTGACATGAATAGCCCCGATCTGGAGGGCAAGCAATATATCATTCCGACGGAGACGCCGGACGGTTCGATCGAAAGCATTCATAACTGGAACTACGGCCTGTATGCCCGCGGCGATATCTTGAAGGCGCTGAATGTAAATGCGGCGGATATTGATACGCAGGAGAAGCTGACCGATTTGCTGGAGAAGATCAAAAACGGCAATTTCAAAGATATTAGCGGCAAGCCGGTTATCCCTGCCGGAACGCTGCACAACGGTTGGGATTCCAGCCAATTCACAAAGGGCTGGACGGGTTACAATATTTCCGACTTCCGCGAGGAAGACGGCAAGCTGACCTTCTGGGCTTTGTCCAAAGACGAAGAAGACAAAATGATGTATTTGCGCAAGTTGATCCAAGGCGGACTATTCGATCCTGAAGCCTTCAGCAACACCGACACAACGGCTATGGAGAAGCTGACCACCGGCAAGCTTGCTGTATTCGGAGCCCAGCCTATGCTTGGCGATTTGTCCAAAACGCTGTATAAGACGAATCCGGAAATGCAATACGAGCTGCTTGGTCCAATGAAGAATAAGAATGGCGAAATCGCAACGCAAGTTGAGAAGCCGGGACGTTCCGGATTCCCTGCGATCTTCTTGAGCGCGAAAATCAAAGACCCGGATGCGGCACTGCGTTACCTTGATTTCGTAAACAGCGACGAAGGCCGACTGCTTGCGTACTGGGGGATTGAAGGCAAGGATTACACGATGGTGGACGGAAGACCGCAATGGATTCCGGACGTGAAGAAGCAGTTTGACGAGAATCCTGACTTGAAGCGAGACGAAGGACTTAACTTCCTGCCGGGCAGATTCACTGGCGCATTCTCCGATACGGTGACATGGCCAAAAACGGATGATCAAAAAACGCAATGGGATAAGCTGGAGGAAAGCTTCTCCGTAAAAATGCCGATTAAAATCATCGATAAAGTAAGCGCCAGCTATCTGGAAAGAGACTGGCCGAAATATCAGCAATATCGCGACAAGGTAGGCAGCTTTGACTTTAACGCGGAATTGCAAAAAGCATACTTCGCGAAGTCGGATGATGAAGCTTTGAAAATCCTTCATAAAGCGCAAGACAAGTTCAAAGATGCCGGTGCCCTGGAAATGACAGAGTATGTGGCACAAAAAGCCGCAGAACGGAATGACATTGGTTACTAA